CTGCATTAGTTAagtgcataaaaacaaatacaatttaatttaatacagtaCAAGTACACTTCACAGAAAGAAGCgtgtataattataaataaaacaatggatTACAAAGAAAATCTGTAGACTATGATATTGCGTGTTTGAGATGtcacttcactttttttggAGCCACTGTATGTAGCTTATATGCATACGTAGTTTCTGAAATGCACACAAATAGAAGAATCGGACTATTTATATTGCTTTCAGatactgtaatatattaaaataataataataataataatacacgaATGCTTGTCCTGTAAGTGATTAAATAGTAAGCATCCGCACTCTGCAGTGCTTCTTTAAGTATTTCTAAGGGCAGAAACGGGATCTGAACGCTACATTTCTTGTCATTGTCTGTAAACTACCAGTGGCTTGAAAAGTGGCTACGAAGGCGTCACAGTCTTAAACTAACATCTCTCCGTCTGAAAATTATGGGGTGAAAGGTTGAGATGATAAAAtgcttattgcttttataaaaataaaacattaataataatatggctttaaataaactaaagttcatataacaaaataaaaaaaaaaaaactagaaagtGATCTTTAGTGGCTTTTAAACATGTGCACCATCCGCTTTCAGTGTTGGTTGATCTGTAGCCTCAGTGTTTGAATGTGGTAGTTTGAGTTTCTTCTTCACCAGCCTGTCAACAAGCACCAGGAAAACCCCGGACAGGACCAGGCACAGGCCAGATAAGTAGAAACTAGCACCGAAGTCATGAGTCCTGTCCACCAGCCAGCCTGTGACACAGATACACGAAAGAAACATGAGACGGGCGACACGGACAAGAGACAAAACCTGTCTGGATCCTCCCCACTCAAACACCGTCAGACAATcgaacattttaagaaaaacgtttgtgtaaaaaaaaaaaaggttgcaaaacattttacagtttggCGAAACATTAGATCCTTCATGATATGGTAAGAGATGAATGACTGTCAACATTACACATCAAGGCCCAGCTGCATCAAACAGCAGAGTGTACCTTAAACCAAtctaatttcaaaatgtttttgggtgaacgtaaaaattcacattttagcaAAATTGGACAAAACATTCTCTACAcataatgcaaaatgaaaatttgcatAAAAGTATATGTCTGTTTAAACAgtcaaatgaagaaaatataaatggggtctgctatttaaataataaaaatattatctcATACATTCTCAAAGGTATCTCATATCTCAAAATACTGGTTAAATTCTgacttcatttactcaccctcacattccaaaataatgttttttctttgaaagtttgttttgttctgaaagtattactttttataGCTTCTTTTAGTgccgtcaaacgattaatcatgaataaatcacatccaaaataaagttttatgtttCTATATATGGATTTATaagtgcatatttatataaacacacacacgtacattatatatttatgtattcaaattcttatattttatattatacatatgtatatttaatatatacctgtatgtgtgtgtgtgtgtgtgtgtgtgtgtgtgtgtatacctgTATATGcttgttattatatatgcagaatgaatatatataatatccaCACATATTACGtaatcaaaaacttttattttggatgcaagtatttgtttgacagcacttctcttttatttatatgtttgggTGAATCatctttttaatacaaatattgttaagtatttttaaatagaaagtaaGGCCCGTTCTAGACaataactataacaataacCATAATGCTTTAATAGGGAAGTCCACATTACGCCTATAATAATGTAAAGAGATATAGTTGAAATCACTTTCAGAAAACtttgtttcaaaaataaaaataaaaacatttagagccaatcagaattcacctgattttagcatttaaagtggCGGCTGACAAAACAGCAGCATGCGCTTATAATAAACATGTTATGGTCCACTGCTGTGCACACCAACAAAGCTACTGTTACAGTTATCATCTTTATCGTTAGTGCTCTTGGGATGAAGTTAACTGACCTGCAGCCGGTGGACCCACGAATCCTCCTGAGCTCCGTAACAGCATGAAGAGCCCTAGAGCACTGTCAAAGCCCTCCAGTCCGACGATATCCACAATAGTCGTCACATGGATGGCCACCACGCAGCCGAACAGGAAGCCGTAGAGCGAGGCAAAGACCAGGATGCTCCAGTAGCTCTGCGCAACGGGAAACAGAAGCAGCACCACCCCCAGCGCAGTGACCATCATGGTCAGCAGCTGCAGGTTTCTCACGAGCCGCAGGTTAGCCAGCCAGCCGCACGCCAGTCTGCCCAGCAGGTCTGCCAATGCCAGCACTGACAGAACCGAGGCCGCCCAGTACGGCTCCATGCCCAAACCGCTGGCGTAGGGCACCAGGAACAGAGGTGGGATGAAGAAACCCGCCGCCGCTAAGATGGCAAACACAATATACAGCAGCAGCTCGGGTCTCTGCAGAAGGGACCACTGGAAAGTGCCTTTTTTCGACGTCCTGCCGTCCTCCAGCACCGGTTTGTCTTGGATAGAGGTCTGTGCCGCTGGGAGGGGTTTCATCAGAgcaccgcacacacacagattcagctGAAGACCACCGATGACGAGCAGAGCCCCCTGCCAAGAATAGCTGTCGATGAGCCACTGGAAAAACGGGCTGAATCCCATGGCAAAGACACACTCTCCAGAACTAGCAATAGCGTAGGCAATGGGACGCCAACGTCTGAAATAATGGTTGACCATGCTGTTAGCTGGAATCCAGGAAAATGAGACGCCAAGTCCTAGGTcacaaaaagtaaaactgagtttaaattatcattaaacaaataaccgtttatacatagaaaatacttaattaaatcaaaatatccACTATTACCAGCAATTCCGAGGTATTGGGTTATTCAAACATtgagtgtgtatatgtatatatatatatatatatatatatatatatatatatatatatatatatatatatatatatatatatatatatatatatatatatatatatatatatatatatatatatatatatatatatatatatatatatatatatgtatatatatatatatatatatatatatgtatatgtatatatatgtatatatatgtatatatatgtatatatatatatatatatatatatatatatatatatatatatatatatatatatatatatatatatatatatatatatatatatatatatatatatatatatatatatatataagaactttaacttatttattgCAAGCAACATTGCATGATGCAATTTATTATGGCATAATTATTGAAAACTAAACTTACCTTGGAGTAAACCAACAGACAGATACATCCAAGGCAGGCTGAGGCCCAAAGAGGCGATAATCATTCCTGAGGTAGCCAGGAGCCCTCCGACTATGATTACGGTGCGCTGGGACAGGTGCATACTGAGAGCGCTGGCCAGAGGAGCTAAACAGACGAAACAAACACATCTCACTATATTTCATACACGTGCTCTGAGAGTACAGATACAATTTCTGTTGACAACAATATGgaaaagtgcataaaaacattCCCTACCTCCCAAATGAAACACGGCAATAGTGGTTGACGTCATCCATGAGGTAGTACTGTTCAGGACGTCATAGTAACTTTGGATTTCGAGGAAAAACAGGccaaagtttttaaaaacagcagcagtgaGGCCCATGATAAAGAAGGCCGAGGTGACCACAACCCAGCCATAGCCGCCATCCGGTGGGTCGCTCAAGTACCTCTCCATGCCGAGTCGGCTCTCACCTTCTGCAATATGGCCACAGATTTTCAACATTAGATtttctccatatatatatatatatatatatatatatatatatatatatatatatggagatttaaatgtatatatatatccttactgaaaaaaattataaaaaaaaaaaaaatgtatatacactgtCCTGATCCCAAACTTTCCAATGGTTATATACACAATACTGTATCTAAAATGTTTCAgcaaaatactgaaataatctTTTTAGAACGTTGAATTTATATTGTTTCCTTTGGTAGCTGAAATCATCAATCTGCGTCAGCAACCTTTCAGCCCGTTTCACAtctttttatgcaaattagcacattagaactgaaaaaaaaaagtaaagatggCACGAAACTGCTTTTAACGACCAAAAAGATTCCAGCTGCTCAACCTATTAGCTCTCTGAAACCAAAAAGAATCATAAGCGGTAACCAAGATGAGAGATCAAACAGGAACAACTGCTGGCAATGGAAATATGTAGCAAGTGCCAGAAATCATAAGATCTTGTGCGTCAACAACATGACCCACAATACCTGCTCTATTGCTCAGCCCTGCCTGCTGTGATCATGGACTAAGCCAGTCTTCACTGCCATTCACTTCACGCCACTAGCAGCAGACAAGCATACTCATGTTTCAGCGTAGCTCGCGATAGCTTTGTCCTTGACTTGTTCTCTCACCCATATTACGGCGTGATGCAATAAAGAAGCTATCAAGCTGTCAGCAGCCTCCAAACGCATACATAACCTCCCGATGTCCAGACAAAAGGTTACTTAATATCATTCAGTTTAATCCTTTCATGAGCAGGCAGCGTGACCATTTTCACCTTTCAAAACAAGGTGCTTCCCTGCTGACAGAATCTGAGTCTCATCTCTTAATCCACAGCTTTATCCTGAACCTGTGTTAATGCAGACGGTATCTATAGGTTTGGGTGTAAAGAGTAAATTAAGGCAAGTTTTCATTATGTGTCAGCTCTGTATTATTGTTGCATACATCCAAGCTGCCAGGAACCTGTCTGCATCAATTACATTTAGTTATTGCATGCTGAATCACTGTCTTCTAGTGAATATTGACTCATCAATCACGTAGAAGTGTATTTGGTGATTGCataatttatgcaaaacaaTAACGCAACTTCAACAGAATACCGCCATATATTAACTAAACCAGgcaaaaaaagtctgtttaacTGTTCTATGTTTAATACTGTAATACagtaattttcagttttcattgctAAATCACTTCATCAcaatatgttttgtatttacaaGTGCACTAGAATTACACAGCACTGTCAACAATAACAGGCAATAAAACGTAATCatattttccattaaatattACAGGATGCAAAGTTAACTTCATTGAAAattacaattatgtttttttttttttttatagctgttgggtaaacaactaaaaatgctcaataaaacccaaataaaatatattcattgtgGGGTCTGAACTTCAGGTCCATaaagtttatataattattttattcagttttagttttaatcattttagtacatcaaggtAAACAATAAACCATGCTTCCCTGACATTTAGCTTAAAttcttttaatggttttatttttataataacccTCAGAATCAGATCTGTAATGAAGGTATTATTTATCTGTAAGGCTGTACGTGTTATTCTTCAGGAATATCAAGGTCGAGAGTACTGGCTTGCCATTATATGCACtaactgaaaatgtacaaatagtctaaactcaaatataaaccGTAGACCAACAAACCCGGTTCTCTATACATTCTGCTAATTGCTTACTGCATTGTTTATACTGTGCCACATCGTGAACTCAGTTGACCGTTTTCCTCCTGCTTTGTTTTTCTCAATCAATGATGTACGTGCTGTCGgtgtcttaaaataaaatcctaCTCCACATCTCGGTTATGGAAATGACTTACGCCGAAGGTGCGACCAGCCTGTTCTcttgtcctgtcctgtcctgtcctctCCTCGGTCAGGTCCTCCTATAGTCTCTCATGGTGGGACAAGCAGCACATTTGAAGCGGTGTGTCGAGTGCGCTGATAAAAGCTCTATTTATAAACTCGCACAACGCTGGCCACGCCCCTTCCGAGCTCCAGCCCAACACGGCCCATATGGCAAGCCGGGTAAACATTTATTCCTTAACGCTACACCAGCATTTTAacgattcataaaaaaatcatcacacTAATGCTTTGCTATAGAGGTGAAGTTTAGGGCCGTGATTTTTGGTGTTGCTTATATGTTGCTTGTTTTGGAATCTGATAAAGTGCttaggaatagttcacccaaaaatgaaaattacattatattttactcAACCCCAAGCCCCCCTAGGAGTATATGACTTGtgttttttcacacaaacatttaattatccGGGCtattccaagcttggtaatgctggtggatagtggccatgattttgaagcCCCATACATTGGATATTTCTACAAATCCTGCATTGGAAAACTAATCATGGCCACTATCTAGCAGCATTTCAAAGCTTGAAGGAACAAGGATAAAAGAAGCATTCCTAGGCAAGGCATCAAGGTACGTTTAAATCCAAGTTCTGCTTTAATTTCTTTCTCCGGAGACACCTTCTTCTGATCGAAGTTTGAAGGAAGCACGTGTGTTCTTCACCGCCTttgatatcccacaatcctttgcATTCCACAACGGTTGagctatgaaataaaaatggcgTCTGAAAGTTGTGTTCGGTGGCCAATTTGTGCGTGAACGTAAATTTCTGACTAACTCTTTGCATTTCAAGTCATTGCCTCACAAGGTATAGTGAAGCAGCTGCCTaggctttaaaaatgtttcttaccGCATAAATGTCATCCATCTCCATCTAATCATATTTCGTTTTCACTCTTCTTAGTTTTCAGCTTTCTCGTTCTGCAAATTGTACAGTTTGTGTACCGTGATATGACCCAGCACACAAAATGATATCAAAACGCTCCAACTCATCCTCCATTCTTCACAAAAGGcgaataaaaatgtacacagaaATCAAAAACCTTGAAAAAATTATACGTGgccatacaaaaaaaagaagaagaaaaaaaaggccaaatCAGAGATGCTGATTATCACAGGGCCCCAGTGCTCTGCAAAATATGGTATTTTTACATTCACCACCATTACTTTGTTCCACTAATGGCCATAAACATTCAGTGCAGTCTTGTGAACACTTCAAAGATGAATATTGAATATAAGCAATAAAAGGCTTGCCATATTTCATTCGCTCAGACATATTTTTCTAATGCCTGATTTCACTGATACATATACAACAATTTAAAACGCTAGTATACAGCCACTTAAATAGGGTGTACTACAGTGTGTATTAACTGAATTTACACACACGATAAACAAGTTACAGTACATTACCAGTACATGAAGTTTTCTGCGACGCTCCGAATTGCTGTTTACACTGTCAACACATAAAACGTAGGATGTTGCTTATGTTTCATAAAGCAAAACCGTGTGCAAAACAAGTTAGTGATGATCTGAgctagtctttttttttttttttaattttattagcaAAGCTAATTGGGGTGCAAACTCATTCTATATTTAAGGGCTGATGACACACGTGGACAACTTTTCAGCAATTTTGCCAGGCAACTTGAGAACAACATTgcttaacaataataataacaacaacaataatgataCCTTTTGTTTATAGGTGCCTTTCCAAACACCCTACCCCCAAAGGAACTCATTTTGGGACAGACAATAAATCTGCAGACGATGATCTCACAGAGCGCAAAGAGCATACAAATTAATGGAGAAGATCTGAAAGACACTGAGGTGCCAAATTATGAAGAGCTTTATATGCAAGAAGTAAAAAATTTATAGTGTATACGATAATGCAACTGAATAACAATTGCTTGGGCACTTTGCCCACTGACAATGGGTAACAAATTCTATTTGGACATTTTGGATCAGTTGTGGGTCCGGTGTCTCACCTGGCTGCCTTTTTCCAAAGTTGCCCAGTATGTCATCAGCCCAAGTGATTCAACGTGAATGCCAAAAAGGATGACGATATgacttaaaaaaagttaaacttcCAACCCCGCATTGTGGAATATGACcggtaaataatgaaaatagtgTGTGCCTAACAAGCCcatgctgtttttgttaaaaaaattgtcacaAACTAGTTCTGTATGTGAAACACTGATCATTTTCCTCTCAGAAACCAGTGCAAgaacactctgccagtttagaGGGTCAGTCGGTGGAAACTGGTACCAGCCGGCGGAAAGTGGATAATGTCAAGTCTATGTTTGACCTCCACACTTACCATTCCACAGCTCCGGGGGACTGACGGATCCGAATACACACACTGCATGATCCTTCACCACAACATAGGAAATGCTGTATTCTCTTCTTAACATGTACAAATACAAATCATAGGTCCTtattggtgtaaaaaaaaaaaaaaattttaggccaaaaatggaaaacagaaaagaaattcTATATCCAAATCAAAGAGCAATATATTAGTGGATATACCACATGCCTGTCATCTAAACAAAGAGGTCAAATAAGGGTAACGCCAATGGGAAAAGGCGCATTAATAGCTCTTATTGGATGCCACGTTGACATaaacattagcatttttattcaaagaaaataGAAAGACTTACAATAGCAAGAACTTATCTTTTCAATCAGACACCTCCTGCATGAATATAAACCTATCtatttttgaaatcttaaatTACATGACACTGCTTTCAAAcagatcatttcatttttagaaaattataaaatcatctttgtatatgtacatacaaaCACGTGGATGTAAAAATGCACAGCTCTTGCATTTAAGAAAACGACTGATTTTATCATCGCTGATAAAGGGGCGCGCATGCCAGCACTGCTAGCAAAAACAGAAACCCGTTCTTGATATAAATGACCTTAATTGTTCTGTCACAAGATGAGGTGATCAAGTCCTGGGGTCAGATCTGCCGTAAATGgcacaaagaaacaaattaaGACAGCGGACAGGGCCATAGGACAGGCTCGGGGCTGGGTATC
This genomic interval from Puntigrus tetrazona isolate hp1 chromosome 5, ASM1883169v1, whole genome shotgun sequence contains the following:
- the zgc:114041 gene encoding monocarboxylate transporter 13 → MERYLSDPPDGGYGWVVVTSAFFIMGLTAAVFKNFGLFFLEIQSYYDVLNSTTSWMTSTTIAVFHLGAPLASALSMHLSQRTVIIVGGLLATSGMIIASLGLSLPWMYLSVGLLQGLGVSFSWIPANSMVNHYFRRWRPIAYAIASSGECVFAMGFSPFFQWLIDSYSWQGALLVIGGLQLNLCVCGALMKPLPAAQTSIQDKPVLEDGRTSKKGTFQWSLLQRPELLLYIVFAILAAAGFFIPPLFLVPYASGLGMEPYWAASVLSVLALADLLGRLACGWLANLRLVRNLQLLTMMVTALGVVLLLFPVAQSYWSILVFASLYGFLFGCVVAIHVTTIVDIVGLEGFDSALGLFMLLRSSGGFVGPPAAGWLVDRTHDFGASFYLSGLCLVLSGVFLVLVDRLVKKKLKLPHSNTEATDQPTLKADGAHV